The Bacillota bacterium region ATGCGAGCGGGTGTGCCCGGTCGGGATCCCGCTCATGAAGCTCAACCGGGCCCTGCAAAAGGAAATCCAGGAACTGTTCGGGGTCGAGCGGCCCTGGGATCCCGACGAGAAGGAACCCCTGGCCATGTACGCACCCGGCGACCCCGACTTCCACTGAGGGGGGTGGGCTGATGAGGCGCCTTGATCGTAAGGACCTGCGTGCTTTCCTGGACAAGTTGGCCTCCACCGCTTCCCTGGTGGCTCCAGTGCGGGAAGACGGGGTGGTGGTGTTCCGGCCGGTGTCGTCCGGTGAGCAAGTGATATTCGACTACGTCAACCCGGTGCGTTCCGCCAAGGAGCTGTTCTTCCCCCAGAGTGAGGTCATGTTCCGGTTCCAGCCTTCCCCGGCCGCCACCATCGTGCCCGTCCAGCCCGAGCAGCAGGTGGTCCTGTTCGGGATACGGCCGTGCGATCTGGCGGCCCTTTCCCTGCTGGACCGGGTATTCCTGGGGGGCGACTACCGGGACGCTTACTGGGGCAAGCGCCGGGATCTCACCACCCTGGTGGGGGTGGCCTGCCAGCAGCCGGACGAATCCTCCTGCTTTTGCACCGCCTTCGGCATCACCCCCGGCACGGGCGAGGGCGCCGACGTCATGCTCTACCCGGCCGAGGAGTGGCTGGGAGTGGAGGTGCTCACCCCGCGCGGCCAGGCGCTGCTGGAGCGGGCCGGGATGTCCCTGGGGGAAGCAGGGGACGAGGGCGAGCGCCTGAAGCAGGAGTACCTTGGCAAGACCGTGCCCCTGGGCGACCGGATAAGCCCGGACCAGCTCTGGAAGGCACTGGACGACCGCTTCGATGATCCTTACTGGCAGGAGGCATCCCGGCGCTGCCTGGGCTGCGGGATCTGCACCTACCTGTGTCCCACCTGCCACTGTTTCCTGGTCACCGACGTGGCCAAAGGGGAAGACGGGGTCAGGCTGCGTTGCTGGGATAGCTGCCAGTTCAGGGACTTCCTGCTCATGGCCGGGGGACACAACCCCCGTCCCACCAGGAAGGAGCGGACCCGCCAGCGCTTCATGCACAAGCTCGTTTACTTCGTGCAGCGGTACGGGCAGTACCTGTGCACGGGGTGCGGGCGCTGCGTGGCCCACTGTCCGGTGGGACTCGACATGGCCACCGTGATCGCTGACCTGCGGGGGGTGACTCAGCATGCCTGATGCCACGTTGCCGGCTGGGGCCGTGCCGGACAAAGACGCCGGTGCGGCGATGAATCCCATGATGCCCCACCTGGCCACCATCGAGGAAATCATCCCCGAGACGGCATCCGGAGACGTGAAGACGTTCCGGGTTAACTTCTCTGACCCCGGGGTGGCGTTTTCCCACCTGCCGGGCCAGTGTGCCATGGTCTCCGTGTTCGGGGTGGGGGAGGCGATGATCTCCATCAGCTCCAGCCCCACCCGGCCCCGTCCCCTGGAACTGGCCGTCAAGCAAGTGGGACGGCTCACCACCCGCCTGCACGAGATGGAGCCGGGGGATGTGATCGGCATCCGCGGGCCCTACGGCAACCACTTCCCGGTGGAAGAGATGAAGGGCAAGGATCTCCTGTTCATCGGGGGCGGGATCGGCCTGGCCCCTCTGCGCTCGCTGATCAATTACGTTCTGGACAACCGCGCCCAGTACGGTAAAATAGACATTATCTACGGGGCCCGCTCCCCGGGGGACCTGTGCTTCAAACGGGAGCTGTACGACGTATGGCCCTTTGCGCCCGACACCAGGGTGCTCCTGACCGTGGACCGCGGAGACGAGGAGTGGAAGGGAGCAGTGGCCCTGGTCCCGCACTTCCTCGAGCAGGTTCATCCCGAGCCGGAAGGCAAGATCGCCATCACCTGCGGGCCGCCCATCATGATAAAATTTACCCTGGAGTCCCTCAAGAAACTGGGATTCTCTGATGAGCAGATTATCACCACGCTGGAACTCAAGATGCAGTGCGGCATCGGCAAGTGCGGGCGGTGCAACATCGGCTCCCGGTACGTATGCCTGGACGGGCCCGTGTTCACCCTGGCTCAACTCAAGACGATGCCCGCCGAATACTGAGGTGGGTGAAACAGTGGAGGCCAGCGCTGCCACGGGGAGTGCCCCTGCTCTCCCCCGTAATCCATTGCGTGTGCCTTTCCGGGGTGCCCGGTGGGCGTTCCTCGCCCGGGAGATGGAGATGGTGCATGAGTGGATCCGGGTCACCCTGGAGAGTCCCCAGGGGCTGATGGGGGAAGCGGGGCGGCATCTCCTGCGGGGGGCGGGCAAGCACCTGCGCCCCGGGCTGGTCCTCCTGTGTGCCCGGCTCGGTAAGTACCACCCCCGGCGGGTGATCCCTGTGGCGGCGGCCGTGGAGCTGGTTCACATGGCCACCCTGGTGCACGACGACGTCATCGATGGTTCTCCCCGGCGCCGGGGGTGGCCGACCGTGCACGTGACCTGGAACGATCGGGTGGCGGTGCTCCTGGGCGATTATCTTTTCTCCCGTGCCCTCACCCTGGGATCCCGCTACGGTGGCCAGGAGGTGGTGGACCTCCTGGCCAGCGCGGTGGAAGAGATGTGCAAGGGGGAGATGGATCAGGAAGCCCACCGCTTCGATCCCGAGCAGAGCGAGGAGCAATACCTGGCCCGCATCGGCCGCAAGACGGCCCGCTTCATCGCCGACTGCTGCCGCGCCGGGGCGATGCTGGGACAGGCTCCTGCCGCTGTTGTGGATGCGGTGGGGGAATACGGCTACAGCCTGGGCCTTGCTTTCCAGATCGTGGACGACGTCCTGGACTTCACGGGGTCGGGCGCCGAGATGGGCAAGCCGGCGGGCAGCGACTTGCGCGAGGGTGTGCTCACCCTGCCGGTCATATATGCCCTGGCCGGAGAGCATGGGCCCTGGATAACAGAGGTGATCCGGGCGCGGCGGTTTGGGGAGGAAGAATTGAGTCGGTTGAGAAATATCCTTCAAGAAGGTGG contains the following coding sequences:
- a CDS encoding 4Fe-4S dicluster domain-containing protein, with product MRRLDRKDLRAFLDKLASTASLVAPVREDGVVVFRPVSSGEQVIFDYVNPVRSAKELFFPQSEVMFRFQPSPAATIVPVQPEQQVVLFGIRPCDLAALSLLDRVFLGGDYRDAYWGKRRDLTTLVGVACQQPDESSCFCTAFGITPGTGEGADVMLYPAEEWLGVEVLTPRGQALLERAGMSLGEAGDEGERLKQEYLGKTVPLGDRISPDQLWKALDDRFDDPYWQEASRRCLGCGICTYLCPTCHCFLVTDVAKGEDGVRLRCWDSCQFRDFLLMAGGHNPRPTRKERTRQRFMHKLVYFVQRYGQYLCTGCGRCVAHCPVGLDMATVIADLRGVTQHA
- a CDS encoding FAD/NAD(P)-binding protein translates to MPDATLPAGAVPDKDAGAAMNPMMPHLATIEEIIPETASGDVKTFRVNFSDPGVAFSHLPGQCAMVSVFGVGEAMISISSSPTRPRPLELAVKQVGRLTTRLHEMEPGDVIGIRGPYGNHFPVEEMKGKDLLFIGGGIGLAPLRSLINYVLDNRAQYGKIDIIYGARSPGDLCFKRELYDVWPFAPDTRVLLTVDRGDEEWKGAVALVPHFLEQVHPEPEGKIAITCGPPIMIKFTLESLKKLGFSDEQIITTLELKMQCGIGKCGRCNIGSRYVCLDGPVFTLAQLKTMPAEY
- a CDS encoding polyprenyl synthetase family protein gives rise to the protein MEASAATGSAPALPRNPLRVPFRGARWAFLAREMEMVHEWIRVTLESPQGLMGEAGRHLLRGAGKHLRPGLVLLCARLGKYHPRRVIPVAAAVELVHMATLVHDDVIDGSPRRRGWPTVHVTWNDRVAVLLGDYLFSRALTLGSRYGGQEVVDLLASAVEEMCKGEMDQEAHRFDPEQSEEQYLARIGRKTARFIADCCRAGAMLGQAPAAVVDAVGEYGYSLGLAFQIVDDVLDFTGSGAEMGKPAGSDLREGVLTLPVIYALAGEHGPWITEVIRARRFGEEELSRLRNILQEGGHLERARELARSLKEEALQALRCLPPARVTALLGEAAEFVVERRF